TCATAACTCTTCACTTTTAACTTTTGATGTGATTGTATCAAACCCCCCGTATATCAGAAGCGGTGACATAGCGAATCTTCAGCCTGAGATAAAGAAGTGGGAGCCGAGGAGTGCGCTTGACGGCGGCGAGGACGGGCTTGACTATTACAGAGCGATACTTTCAGAGGCGCCGAAATACTTAACCCCTCCTTGCCCCTCCTTGCCAAGGGGGGGATGGGGGGGTGGAGTTATCTTCCTTGAAATAGGAGAAGGGCAGTCAGAGGAAGTGTCAGTGATTGCCATGCAGAACGGCTTCTGTAATATCTCTGTGATTAAAGACTATGCAGGCATAGAGAGAATCATAGTGTGCTGTCCCTAACAATTCTGTACACTGTCATTGCGAGGGACAGAGTCCTGAAGCAATCTCAAAACGAGATTCTTCGCTTTGCTCTGAATGACAAGTAGAGCAAAGTTATTTATGGGACAGCACAATAGCTGCAAGCGCATTATAGATCCATAAATTTTTTATATAACCTATAGCTTGCTAAATCCTTGACTTTGAATCGGAATTTTAATTAAGATAGCAACGATTTTCCCTGTAGCCTATGACTTGTAGAGGAGGCTTTTATGGCAGCTGGCATGCACGAAGTGCTTTTAATGGATGTGATTGTTGATCCCAACAAGATTTCCCATAATGTTACTTACGCAGTCCTGGCGTCTGTCATTCTTATAACATCTGCGCTTGTCATCAGGCGTTCTCTCAGAATGGTGCCGACAGGCTTTCAAAATTTTATTGAGGTAGTTGTTGAGACATTCCTTAAACTCTCAGAAGAAAACATAGGGCATCACTGGGGCAGGACCCTTTTCCCTTTGATTGGCACATTGTTTATGTTTATACTCATTTGCAATTTTATGGGTCTTATCCCCGGATTTGCTTCTCCTACAAGCAACATAAATACAAATGCAGCGATGGCTATCCCTGTGTTTCTGGCAACGCATTATTACGGGATTAAGGTTCACGGAATAAAATACCTAAATCATTTCCTTGGTCCAATTCGTTCTATTTTTGCGCTGCCCTTAATGCTACTTATGTTCATAATCGAATTTATCGGCCATCTTGTAAGGCCCATTACCCTCTCGGTAAGGCTTTTCGGAAACATGGTGGCAAAACATATACTCTTAGGTGTGCTTGCTGTATTGGCTCCGTGGATAATTCCAACGCTCATACTCGCATTGGGCACACTCGTAAGTCTTATACAGGCATTTGTCTTTGCCCTTCTAACCACTTTATATCTTGCCGGAGCTGTTGAAGAAGGGCATTAAATACGAGTTTTAGAAGAAAGGAGGAATAAGTGATGAGAAAAATAATCTCTGTAATTTTAATGGCGCTAACCTTTGTCTGTCTGTTTGCTCCGTTTGTTTTTGCAGAAGAGGCAAAGGTTGCAGCATCTGGAGATTCTTCTGTTAAGGCAATGGCTGCATTGGCAGCAGGACTTGCAATAGGTATTGCAGCATTGGGCACAGGTATTGGCCAGGGCATCGGTCTGAGCAAGGCATGTGAAGGCGCAGCAAGGAACCCCGGCGCAGCCGGAAAGATTCAGCTCCTTCTTATCATCGGTCTTGCGATGATAGAGTCTCTGGCAATCTATGCGCTGCTCGTGGCATTGGGTATTCTGATCAACCAGAAGCTCTTCTTCTAAAAAAGAAAACTGATTAGTTTAAAAGGGCTCGCCCCCCGATAATATCGGGACGAGCCCTTTTTTATTTTGTCTTTGCCCTGTAATATGACGACTTGTATTTATCGGGCTTGAATGGCTTAAGGCGGACTATTTTGCACTCGGGAAGTCTCTCTTTAATCTTTTCCTCTGAAACCCTCTGGTCGTAGCCAAGGGCGATGATATCCGGTTTTAAATTCTCCAATATTTTAAAAATATCTTTATCCGTATATCCGAGTATGGCCTTATCCGGAATGCCTGTTTTTTCGACGCTCTCCCTGCGCTCATTTTCATTATGCTCCGGAAGTATGTTCTTTATGTGCCTGACATTCTCATCACGGGCAACAATAACAACGAGTTCATCTCCAAGAACCTTTGCCTGTTTCAAGAAGTTGGCATGCCCCAGATGGAGATGGTCGAACGTCCCGGCGCATACAACGAGTTTTTTTTTCAAAGATTCCTCCCTAACCCTTTTACAAAACATCCGGTTTGTCGCTTGCAATTCCGTCAACGCCTTTGGCGCGGTATTCTTTTGCCTCTTCTTTTGTATTAATCGTCCAGACAATTACCTTGAGGTTTTTCTTATGCGCGTCTTCAATGTTTTTAGTATGAGTAAACCTATAAAGGGCAACGAGGTACTGAGTCTTTAATTTTAAGGCTGAAGCAATGGGGTTCTTGTGCCTTGCATAGATGAGTCCAGTCTCAATCTTGCTGTCCAGTCTTCTGATTTCAGAGAGCGCCTCTTCATGGAACGAGACAATGATTGCGCGGTCCAGGAGTTTTTCTTTCTTTATAACCGCAAGGACTTTCTTTTCATAACCTGTTTCTTTTAGCTCAATGAGAATCCTCTCTACCTTTTCCCCGATGAATTGCAACGCCTCTTCAAGGGTCGGGATTCTGTTTTCCGTGAGATGCTTTAGTTCTTTTAATGGCGAAGCATTTAACTCAATGTCCTTTCCAAACACTCTTTTCAGATTGTCGTCGTGAAAGACAATGAGCTTTCCGTCCTTTGTTGCCCTCACGTCAAATTCAATGGCATTTACGCCAAGCTCAATAGCCCTTTTAAAACTATCAAGGGTGTTCTCAATCTCGTAGGCCCTTGCTCCCCTATGCCCGACTTTTAGAAACATAATCCTCCTCCACTTCTTCTATCAACTCTTGCATATCTTCTTTGGTTGCCGCATTAAATGCTTTCATTTTCAGCATTTTTACCGGCATCCCCTTTGTATACCATCCAAAGAATTTCCTAAAACGCAGGACTCCTCTTTCCTCGCCGTGGAATGAGATAGTTAGAGCAAGATGTTTTTGCATTGTTTGAGTAATCTCCTGAGCAGAAGGACTTAAAGGCGCCGAACCTTTTTTCAGAAACTCTTCTGTTTCCCTGAATATCCATGGATTGCCGAGAGCGCCTCGCGCCACTGCCACGCCGTCACAGCCGGTCTCATCAAAAAGTTTTCTGATTAGTTCCGGTGAGAGCGCATCACCGCTGGCTATTACAGGTATTTGAACGGACTCTTTTACCTCTCTTATTATGTCGTAATCTACTTTTCCCCTGTATGCCTGCTGCCTGGTTCTGCCGTGTATAATGAGGGCTTTAACGCCGGCATCCTGTGCGCGGAGCGCAGTCTCGGATGCATTGACAGATGATCCATCCCAGCCGGAGCGTATCTTTACGGTGACGGGCCTGTCTGTATTTTCTACGATTATCTTCAGGATTTTCTGCAGCCTCAGAGGTTCCATGAGAAGCCCTGCGCCTTCGCCTCTTGATACAACCTTGCTTACGGGGCATGCCGCATTGAAATCTATTATATCGAACGCATATCCGGATACAATATCAACAGCCCTTCTGATAACATCCGGATTGGCTCCGAGAAGCTGGACCCCCAATGGCCTGTCATCAACTGTCGTAGAAAGGTTTTTCAGCGTGGTTGCATTTTTTCTCACAAGCGAGCCGGCGCTTATCATCTCTGTGAATGCCAGTTCACACCCGAAAGACCTGTTAATCAGACGGAAAGGCAGGTCGCTTATCCCCGCCATGGGAGCAAGCGCCAATGGAGAACGGCTGTTTATTTTTATGTGTCCGATTGAAAGCATGGCTGTTTATTATACATTAGACGGATTATGGCTTCCTGCTTCCTTCATACAACTCGTATTCCAGCAGCCTGCATTCAATACTGCCGTTAAAGAACTGTATGCGCCTCTTTGCCTTAAGTCCAACTTTTTTCGCGAGGTCAAGATTTCCCGTGAATATGCAGCCTGTATATCCCTTGCACCTCTGTTTGAAAAAATCGCCTATTCCCTCGTATGTATCCTTTAGAGCTTCTTCCTCTCCCATCCTCTCTCCATATTCAGGATTCAGTATAACTACCCCTCCTCCTTCAGGAACCGGTGTTTCTCTGAAATCGCAGATATGAAACTCGATGAGGTGTGCAACGCCTGCTGTCTCTGCATTATTTTTTGCAGCATCTATAGCCTTACTGCTTACGTCAGATGCTATTATCCTGAAGTCAAGCCGCTTTTTTATTGAGGACTTTGCGTTTTCCCTTAAGCGTTCCCATGATTCCTCTTTAAATTCTTTTATATGCATAAAGCCGAAGTTGTCCCTGAGAAGGCCCGGCGGCCTGTTCAGAGCAATGAGGCTGGCCTCTATAGCGAGTGTTCCGCTTCCGCACATGGGGTTTATGAAATTCCCTTTCCCGCTCCATCCTGTTGCCATGATAACAGCGGCAGCGAGAGTCTCCTGCATCGGCGCCCTAAATGGGATTTTCCTGTATCTCCTTTTGGACAGGGGCTCGCCGGAAGTATCTATATATATGCTGCAATCTTTATTTCCCCAGTAAAGGTGGATAACTGCACTGTCCCTCAGCGGGCCCGAGTCAGGCCTCCTTCCGAACTTCTCTGACATCCTGTCCACTATCGCATCTTTACACTTAAGGTTTGGATATCTTGTATCGCTTATTGTTGAGTTTTTAACCGATGATGTTACGCATACATATCCATCCTCATGAAGATAATCCTCCCATGGTATTTTTTTGACCTCAGCGTAAAGTTCTTCGGGATCAGATGCATGAAAATCCCTGATGTGATAGAGGACCCTGTGGCCTGTTCTTAAAAAAAGGTTAAGCCTCATTGTATCTTCCATCAGACCTTCAGTTTCAACCCATGAAACAGAATCGGATTTTACAGGGAATTCAAGTCTCAGGATTTCTTCCTTAAGGTATGGAGAAATTCCCTTGGGGCATGTTATGAGAATCCTTGCCTTCTTCATCTTAAGTCACGAAGTTTTAAAAAAGAGATGGCGTTATGGTGTAAAAGTTCAAAGGGCAAGGCTTGCTTCTGAGTGTTGAGCCATGATGCCCCTGCGTTTGTTTCATGGATTTTTTTGGTTATAAATTTCTCTATTTTCATGACAGCCGCTGTAAGAGTATTTTGTAAAAACATTTAAAAAAATGCAATATAGCTTGAAGCCTGATGCGTTATCAATCTATAATATCACGCTGTCACATAAGAAAAACAAAAGTATCAAAGTGTCAGAGCGCAGAAGTTTAATAATGCCTTGGGGGAATCAATGGAGATTAGTGTCAGCATCGGTGATGCTTCAATATCTATTGCCGTTGAAAATCCATTCCATATTGATCTGGATTTTGTTGCAGGACGGATAGAGTCCTTTTGTTCCTCAAAAGGAGCAACTCTTAACGGCATCAATGTAAGAGGGCTAATCCCGAGAATGATAAAGGGCGTTGCGGGGTGTGAGAGAGGATGTCCTGCTGATGCAAAGGAGTTTGTCCACAGAGGGCTTAAGGAGTTCAGCCTTGCCTATGTTGAAGGCGGCATTCTTACGGCAAAGGCAGTGATTGGCAATAATAAAGAGCTTTCAATCAAGATGTTTCCTGATTTTTAGGGAAGCCCTGTTTTTTGGTTAAGTGGGCTGAGAATCTTTGAGGGGATGGACATGGATATAGTCCTTGCAACAAGAAATAAGAAAAAGGTTGAAGAGATAAAGAGGATTGTCAGGGATATGCCTGTCACAATTTATACCCTTGATGACTTTCCCGGATGCCCTGAAGTTGAGGAAGACGGAAAGACCTTTGAGGAAAATGCCGTGAAGAAGGCAAGGGCTGTTTCAAAATATACGAAGATGCCTGCCCTTGCCGATGATTCAGGGCTTGAGGTTTACGCCTTGGGCGGAGCGCCCGGAGTTTTCTCTGCAAGGTATGCGGGAGAAGGCGCAGACGACAGAAATAATCTTGAAAAGCTCCTGAAGGAAATGAGTTCGCTGCCTGATGATAAAAGAGGTGCGCGCTTTGTATGCGTAATAGCTCTGGCATTTTCTGGCAGCAGGGTGGAGACATTTTCAGGATATGCTGAGGGGTTGATAGGGAAGGAGACAAAAGGGGCTAACGGGTTTGGATACGACCCTGTTTTTTATCCAAAAGGGCATGAAATGACATTTGCCGAGATGTCTGATAAGGAAAAAGACCTTCTCAGCCACAGGGGCAAAGCCATTGGAAAACTTCAGGAATATCTTGCACACGGCAGACAATCATACCACAAGCAGCACAGAGAACAATGAGAATTACCCCGCCCCCATCCCCCTCCCTCAAGGGGAGCGGGTGAGGGGGATGGTGAAACATTACAATTATAAGAAAAATTAATATAATAATTTTTATTTTTTTCTTGAAAAAACCCCGATATTTAGAATAGTATGTAACGCTTACAAGGACTGCTTAAATTTTTTAGAAAGTCCTGCATTAGATACAGGCAGTTATTTTTGTTAGGTTTTTTATTTTATGTTGGGTTTAAGTTAGCTGACAGCAGAGGGAAATAAAGGGGGTAAGGTATGAGGATAGTATTGTTAGGTGCGCCTGGCGCGGGCAAAGGGACTCAGGCTAAGAAGCTTATTGACAAATACGGGATTCCGCAGATTTCAACAGGCGATATCTTAAGGCAGAATGTAGCGGAGGGCACACCGCTCGGCAAAGAGGCAAAGTCCTATATGGACAAAGGAGAGTTGGTGCCTGACAGTGTAGTTTTGGGTCTTGTGGAGGACAGGCTTAAAAAGGATGACTGCAAAAAGGGCTATATCCTTGACGGTTTTCCGAGAAATACTGCCCAGGCAGAGACGCTGGATAAAATATTGGCGTCGCTCGGCATGTCACTGACAGGCGCGGTGAGCGTGAATGTCCCGAAAGAGGACCTTATGAAGAGGCTCACAGGCAGGAGGACCTGCAAGGGATGCGGGCAGATGTACAATGTATATTTTTCTCCTTCAAAGAACGAAAGCGTTTGCGACAAGTGCGGCGGAGCGCTTTTCCATAGGGATGACGATAAAGAGGAGACAATTAAGAGAAGGCTTGATGTTTATGAGGCCCAGACAGCGCCGCTCATAGACTATTACAAAAAAAACGGGATTTTAAAATCTGTTACGGGTGTCGGAAGCATTGATGAGATATTCAGCAAGGTTTGCAGCGCATTGGGCGCAAAGTAGATAAAATTAATTTTTAAATTTTCAAGGAGGAAAGAATGGCATTAATTAAACCACATGGGTCAGACAAACTAAATCCACTATTTGTATATGACACGGCTGAAAATGAAGCCCTGCAGAAAGAAGCTAAAGGTCTGGCTTCGATTGTTGTGAGCTCAGCTACTGCAGCTAATGCAGTTATGCTGGGTGGTGGTTACTTCAACCCATTAACAGGCTACATGAATAAAGCTGATGCCCTATCTGTTGCTACAGATATGAAAACAACATCCGGTTTGTTCTGGCCTACTCCAGTTTTAAACTTGGCTAAAGCTGCAGGCTCAATCAAAGCGGGCGAACGCATTGCACTGAAAGATCCAAATGTCGAAGGCCATCCTGTACTGGCCGTTATGGATGTAAAAGCGGTTGAAGAATTCAGCGATGCAGAGATGGCGCTGATGTCTGAAAAAGTTTACCGTCCCAGGCTTCCTGAAGCACATCCGGGTGTTGAAGCCTTTAACGCTCAGGGTAAAGTTTGTCTGTCAGGTCCAATCAAAGTATTAAACTTCTCTTACTTCCAGGATGAATTCCCGGACACTTTCCGTACTGCAGTTGAAATTCGTAACGAAATCAATGAGCGCGGCTGGAAGAAAGTTGTTGCTTTCCAGACTCGTAACCCAATGCATCTGGCTCACGAAGAACTATGTCACATGGCAATGAAGCGCTTAGGTTGTGATGGTCTGGTTATTCACATGTTACTTGGTAAATTGAAAAAAGGAGATATACCGGCGCCTGTTCGTGATGCTGCGATCCGTAAAATGGTTGAGCTGTACTTCCCAAAAAACAGTGCAATGATTACCGGTTACGGTTTTGATATGCTTTATGCCGGTCCACGCGAAGCTGTATTGCACGCCATATTCCGTCAGAACATGGGTGCAACTCACTTCATTGTTGGCCGTGACCATGCGGGTGTTGGTGATCACTACGGTGCATTCGATGCTCAAACTATCTTTGATAATGAGGTGCCTGCCGGTGCGCTGAAAATTGAAATCTTCAAAGCTGACCACACTGCATACTCGAAGAAACTGAACAAGGTTATGATGATGTGTGAAGCGCCTGATCATAAAAAAGAAGACTTTGTTCTGCTTTCAGGTACAAAAGTTCGTGAAATGTTAGGCAAGGGTATTGCACCACCTAAAGAATTCTCACGTCCTGAAGTGGCTGAAATTCTGATTAAGTATTATCAGAGTCTTGAAAAATAGATTGTTGAGATAAAGGTTCACAAGTATTCAGAAGGCGTATAAGAATAATAGTGTCAGTGGTTAGTGTCAGTAAGCTTTATCACTGACACAGACACTATAAACTTAATGAGAAGGGGGTGAAGGAACAAGTTAGAGATTCACGGTTTTAGACTAAAGCCGATTTTGTATTAAAAACAATATCACTGAAGGAGGTTGAAAATGCCGAGTTTTGTAATCACAGAAAAGTGTGATGGTTGTAAGGCTCAGGATAAGACAGCATGCCAGTATATCTGCCCCAATGACCTGATGACTCTGAACAGGGATCTGATGAAGGCTTACAATCAGGAGCCTGACCAGTGCTGGGAATGCTACAGCTGCGTAAAGATATGCCCTCAGCAGGCTATGGAGGTAAGGGGTTACGCTGATTTTGTTCCCCTCGGAGGCAATGTTATCCCTCTGAGAGGTTCAGACTCAATCATGTGGACAATTAAATTCAGGAACGGGAAACTTAAGAGGTTTAAATTCCCTATAAGGACTACCCCTGAGGGTTCGGTAGAGCCGTACAAGGGGAAACCGGAAGCAAATATCGCAAACATTAAGAAGCCTGGCTTCTTTACACATCAGGGTGCAGGCAAGACGATGCCTCTCCCCAAGAAATAAGGAGGTGTGCTAATGGAAAAAGAAAGTTGCACGTTTTCGTATTGTCAAAAGCCGGAAATTGTTGAGCATGAGACAGATATTCTTGTCATAGGCGGCGGAATGTCAGCATGCGGTTCTGCTTTTGAGGCGGCAAGATGGGCCAACCCGCAGAAGATGAGGATTACAATGGTTGATAAGGCAGCAACTGACAGAAGCGGCGCAGTTGCAATGGGCCTTTCTGCTATCAATACATATATGGGCGAGAATGATCCCGCTGACTACGTCAAATACGTAAGAGCCGACCTCATGGGCATAACAAGGGAAGACCTTGTTTATGACCTCGGCAGGCATGTTGATGACAGCGTCCATAATTTTGAAGATTGGGGACTTCCAGTATGGAAGAAAGCTCCGGACGGGCACACAATGGACGGCGCTCAGGAAGCTCCAAAACTTTCAGAGGGCGGAAAACCTGTAAGGTCAGGCAAGTGGCAGATAATGATCAATGGTGAATCCTACAAAGTCCTTGTTGCAGAGGCAGCGAAAGCAGCTTTGAAGACAAACAGGGAGGCAACCGGCGTTGCAGAGAACCATTTTGAGAGGGTTTTCATAGTGAAACTCCTCCTTGATGAAAAAGTTCCCAACAGGATTGCCGGCGCAGTAGGATTCAGCGTAAGAGAAAATAAAGTTTATATATTCAGAGCCAAAACAATACTCCTCGGTGCCGGCGGCGCAGTTAACGTATTCAGGCCAAGGTCTGTAGCAGAAGGACAGGGCAGGGCTTGGTATCCTGTATGGAACTCAGGCTCAGGATACGCTCTCGGTATTCAGGCCGGAGCAGAGCTTACCATGATGGAGAACAGGTTCGTTCCTGCCAGATTTAAGGACGGATACGGCCCTGTCGGCGCATGGTTCCTCTTCTTTAAGGCAAAGTCAACAAATGCTTATGGAGAGGACTATTGCGTAGGCGAGAACTTTGAATCAACAAAGAAGCTCTACAGCCCTTATGCAGAGAAGATGGGAACTGCCATCAGAAACCACATGATGATGCTGGACATGAAGGCTGGCAAAGGACCGATTTTTATGCAAACTGCTCAGGCGATGGCAGAGCTTGGAAAGACAATGGATGCAAAACAGATTAAGCACCTTGAGGCAGAGGCATGGGAAGACTTCCTTGATATGTGTATTGGTCAGGCAGGTGTATGGGCTGGTATGAACATTGCGCCTGACGAGACGCCTTCCGAGATTATGCCTACAGAGCCATATCTCTTGGGTTCGCATGCCGGCTGTGCAGGTTTCTGGACCAGCGGCCCTGCAGATGTTATTGAGGCAACAGGCGCGCCAAAGGAATGGGACTGGGGCTATAACAGGATGTCAACAGTTAACGGTCTCTTTATGATGGGCGACATCTGCGGCGCATCAGGCCACAAGTTCTCATCAGGCTCACATGCTGAAGGAAGAATCGCGGCAAAGAGCGGAATTGCCTTTATCCTTGACAACAAGGATTTCAAGCCGACAGTGACAAAGTCAGCTGATGAGCTCGCAGCAGAGATATACATGCCGTTTGAAACATACGAGAAATATAAAACATATTCGACAGCTCCTGAGGTTAACCCCAACTACATTAAGCCGAAGATGCTTCAGGCAAGGATGCAGAAGATTGCTGATGAGTATTTTGGCGGAACCTCAACATGGTATATGACCAGTGCAACAATGCTTAAAGAGGGGTTAAAGCTGCTTGCAATGCTCAAGGAAGATGCAGCCAAGTCCGGCGCAAAAGACCTTCATGAGCTTATGAGGGCCTGGGAGAATTACCACAGAATATGGTCAATCGAGGCGCATGCAAGACACATACAGTTCAGGGAAGAGACAAGATACCCCGGTTATTACTATAGGGGCGACTACCTTGCAATCAATGACAAGGACTGGAAGTGCTTTGTAAACTCCAAGTACGATCCTGCAACAGGCGACTGGAAGTGCTTCAAGAAAGAGTACAAACAATTAATACCTGATTAATCAGGCAAAAAGGGGCGGAAGAAATCTCCGCCCCTTTTTAAATTAAGAAAAGTTAAAAGTTAAGAGTTAAGGACTGAGAGCTGAGAGCTATCAGCTAATAGCTCTCAGCTTTTAACTTTGAAATAAACAAAACCAGGTCGTCATTCCCCGACTTGATCGGGGAATCCAGAGGAATAAAGACTGGATTCCGCATCAAGTGCGGAATGACAAAACTAATGTGTTTTTTGGGAGGATTAAATGGCAGACGGAAAAACTATCTTAGTTATCGGCGGAGGCATGAGCGGATTGACTGCTGCTATTGAGGCGGCAGAAGCCGGCAACAACGCTGTTATAGTTGAAAAGACCCCTTTTTTAGGCGGCAGGGTTGCACAGCTTAATAAGTACTTTCCGAAGTTATGCCCTCCAAACTGCGGACTTGAGATAAATTTCAAAAGGATGAAAAACAATGCAGATGTAACTTTTTACACCCTTGCGGAAGTTGAAAAGATCTCAGGCGAGGAAGGGAATTACGATGTGGCCATAAAGGTTAAGCCGCGGTATGTGAATGACAAGTGTGTCGGCTGCAATGCATGCTCTGAGGCATGTCCTGTTGAGATGCCGAATGAGTTTAATTTCGGCATGGATAAGACAAAGGCAGCATACATAGCGCACAATCAGGCGTTCCCTTTTAAATATGCGATAGATGACAGGCACTGTAAAGGAGCGTCATGCGCAAAATGCGTTGAGGCATGCAAATACGATGCTATTAAACTTGACATGAAACCCGAGACAGTTAATCTCAAGGTCGGCGCGATTGTAATGGCAACAGGCTGGGATTTATATGATGCTTCAAAGCTTGATATTCTCGGCGGCGGGAAAATTCAGAATGTAGTGACTAATATGCAGATGGAGAGGATTGCATCGCCGAACGGGCCTACGGCAGGAAAGATTCTCAGGCCGTCTGACGGGAAAGAGGTAAAAAACATAGCGTTTGTCCAGTGCGCGGGAAGCAGGGATGAAAACCATCTTCCATACTGTTCGTTTATATGCTGTATGGCTTCTCTGAAGCAGGCTACATATCTGAGAGAACAGTATCCTGATTCCAGGGCGCAGATATTCTATATAGATATCAGAACCCCGGGTAGGTATGAACAGTTCTACTGGAAGGTAAAGGATGACCCTAATGTTACCCTCACAAAAGGAAAGGTTGCAAAGATTACAGAAGACCCTTCCACAAAAGACGTGATTGTTGAGGCGGAAGATATAATGGCAGGGAAAAAGATAAAGGCTAAATTTGATATGGTTGTGCTTGCAGCAGGCATGGTGCCCTCAACAAAGAGCCAAACAAATAAAATATCAGAAGATATTTCATATACTCCCGACGGCTTTGTTATTCCGTCTTCTCTAAAAAAAGGAATCTACGCAGTCGGGACCTTAAAGAGCCCTGTTGATGTGGCAAAATCTGTTCAGGATGCGACAGGGGTTGCCATTAAGAGCATTCAGAGCGCAAGGAGGTCGAAATAATAATGGAGAAGAAATACGGTGTATATATATGCAAGGGCTGCGGAATTGAAAAGGCGATTGATATAGAGAAGCTTTCAAAAAATGCCGCCAAGGGAGCTAAACTTCCGGAAGAAACAGTGAAAAATCACCCGATACTTTGCAGTCCTGAAGGACTGCAATTAATAAAGAGCGATATTAAGGAAGGCACAAATACGATAGTCATAGCCGCATGCTCTCCCCGCGTGAAGTATGAAGAGTTTGATTTCCCCGGCACAATAACAGAGAGAGCCAACATCAGAGAATTGGTTGCATGGAGCCAGCGGCCCAACACAGAAGATACTCAGATGGCGGCAAATGATTATCTTAGGATGGGGATAATAAAAGTTCAGAAAGGAACTCTTCCTGAACCAAATGTGCTTGAGGATTTGAGTAAGGCAATACTGGTTGTCGGCGGAGGAATTTCAGGGCTTTCTGCAGCGCTTGAGGCAGCGAATGCGGGTTATCAGGTTGTTCTTGTTGAAAAAGAGGCTGAACTCGGAGGGTGGGCTGCAAAACTTTATAAAGAGGTTCCGAGACAATACCCCTATGAAAAGCTGGATGACCCGATTATCTTTAGCAAGATACAGGAAGTTGAGTCAAACCCCAATATAAAAGTGTTCAAGTCATCGGTAATTGAAAAGACAGACGGGCAGCCCGGGCTCCTGGATGTAACTATAAGAAATAACGGCACAAGCGAGACAATCAGGGTTGGGTCAGTTATTATGGCGTCAGGGTGGAAGCCGTATGATGCGGCAAAGCTCGGACATCTCGGATACGGCAAGCCTAATGTTATTACAAGCGTACAGATGGAGGAAATGGCAAAGAAGGGGAAAATC
The DNA window shown above is from Nitrospirota bacterium and carries:
- the aprB gene encoding adenylyl-sulfate reductase subunit beta, whose protein sequence is MPSFVITEKCDGCKAQDKTACQYICPNDLMTLNRDLMKAYNQEPDQCWECYSCVKICPQQAMEVRGYADFVPLGGNVIPLRGSDSIMWTIKFRNGKLKRFKFPIRTTPEGSVEPYKGKPEANIANIKKPGFFTHQGAGKTMPLPKK
- a CDS encoding CoB--CoM heterodisulfide reductase iron-sulfur subunit A family protein — protein: MADGKTILVIGGGMSGLTAAIEAAEAGNNAVIVEKTPFLGGRVAQLNKYFPKLCPPNCGLEINFKRMKNNADVTFYTLAEVEKISGEEGNYDVAIKVKPRYVNDKCVGCNACSEACPVEMPNEFNFGMDKTKAAYIAHNQAFPFKYAIDDRHCKGASCAKCVEACKYDAIKLDMKPETVNLKVGAIVMATGWDLYDASKLDILGGGKIQNVVTNMQMERIASPNGPTAGKILRPSDGKEVKNIAFVQCAGSRDENHLPYCSFICCMASLKQATYLREQYPDSRAQIFYIDIRTPGRYEQFYWKVKDDPNVTLTKGKVAKITEDPSTKDVIVEAEDIMAGKKIKAKFDMVVLAAGMVPSTKSQTNKISEDISYTPDGFVIPSSLKKGIYAVGTLKSPVDVAKSVQDATGVAIKSIQSARRSK
- a CDS encoding adenylyl-sulfate reductase subunit alpha; translation: MEKESCTFSYCQKPEIVEHETDILVIGGGMSACGSAFEAARWANPQKMRITMVDKAATDRSGAVAMGLSAINTYMGENDPADYVKYVRADLMGITREDLVYDLGRHVDDSVHNFEDWGLPVWKKAPDGHTMDGAQEAPKLSEGGKPVRSGKWQIMINGESYKVLVAEAAKAALKTNREATGVAENHFERVFIVKLLLDEKVPNRIAGAVGFSVRENKVYIFRAKTILLGAGGAVNVFRPRSVAEGQGRAWYPVWNSGSGYALGIQAGAELTMMENRFVPARFKDGYGPVGAWFLFFKAKSTNAYGEDYCVGENFESTKKLYSPYAEKMGTAIRNHMMMLDMKAGKGPIFMQTAQAMAELGKTMDAKQIKHLEAEAWEDFLDMCIGQAGVWAGMNIAPDETPSEIMPTEPYLLGSHAGCAGFWTSGPADVIEATGAPKEWDWGYNRMSTVNGLFMMGDICGASGHKFSSGSHAEGRIAAKSGIAFILDNKDFKPTVTKSADELAAEIYMPFETYEKYKTYSTAPEVNPNYIKPKMLQARMQKIADEYFGGTSTWYMTSATMLKEGLKLLAMLKEDAAKSGAKDLHELMRAWENYHRIWSIEAHARHIQFREETRYPGYYYRGDYLAINDKDWKCFVNSKYDPATGDWKCFKKEYKQLIPD
- the sat gene encoding sulfate adenylyltransferase, whose amino-acid sequence is MALIKPHGSDKLNPLFVYDTAENEALQKEAKGLASIVVSSATAANAVMLGGGYFNPLTGYMNKADALSVATDMKTTSGLFWPTPVLNLAKAAGSIKAGERIALKDPNVEGHPVLAVMDVKAVEEFSDAEMALMSEKVYRPRLPEAHPGVEAFNAQGKVCLSGPIKVLNFSYFQDEFPDTFRTAVEIRNEINERGWKKVVAFQTRNPMHLAHEELCHMAMKRLGCDGLVIHMLLGKLKKGDIPAPVRDAAIRKMVELYFPKNSAMITGYGFDMLYAGPREAVLHAIFRQNMGATHFIVGRDHAGVGDHYGAFDAQTIFDNEVPAGALKIEIFKADHTAYSKKLNKVMMMCEAPDHKKEDFVLLSGTKVREMLGKGIAPPKEFSRPEVAEILIKYYQSLEK